The Penaeus vannamei isolate JL-2024 chromosome 13, ASM4276789v1, whole genome shotgun sequence genome window below encodes:
- the LOC138863735 gene encoding uncharacterized protein encodes MSRQPSCIRSHRPRNSPAIRYLPFDEGIVDYPRPSTLRGFPRLKNAPYPCLYLIQSSADEGVDEDDSENYTPPLKLTRNSDHLDIEVSGRFDGDDSDWEESESEPEDQDEDGDLDADYVAPADTSMDSDKPLAESIHPQELSDVFVPIEGLVRYDGKGDVVIPGTEVLHCHVRDFWSTDPLMSSSIFPKTMARNRFDALTSAMHYANNEEERQEGDRLFKLHSILDVLDETFKTVFVPNKNVSVDESLWAFKRCYHALQYNPSKRARRGLKVYKFCSSDGPKAGYTAASTSTWGKIVGNSPRA; translated from the exons ATGTCTCGCCAGCCCTCTTGCATTCGCTCTCACAGGCCGAGGAACTCACCAGCGATTCGATACTTGCCTTTTGACGAGGGGATAGTTGATTACCCACGACCTTCGACCTTGAGGGGCTTTCCTCGCCTGAAGAATGCTCCATACCCCTGCTTGTACTTGATTCAATCATCCGCCGACGAGGGAGTCGATGAAGATGATTCAGAGAACTACACACCCCCTTTGAAACTGACCAGGAATAGTGATCACCTTG ATATCGAAGTCTCCGGCCGTTTCGACGGCGACGACTCGGATTGGGAGGAATCCGAGTCTGAGCCCGAGGACCAGGATGAAGATGGCGATTTGGACGCCGATTATGTTGCCCCAGCGGACACGTCGATGGACTCCGACAAGCCTCTTGCGGAGTCC ATACACCCACAAGAACTCTCGGATGTCTTCGTCCCAATTGAAGGCTTGGTAAGATATGACGGCAAGGGAGATGTGGTCATACCTGGGACTGAGGTTCTTCATTGCCACGTGAGGGACTTTTGGTCCACCGACCCCTTGATGTCTTCAAGCATTTTCCCAAAGACGATGGCACGCAACCGATTCGATGCTCTGACGTCGGCGATGCACTACGCCAACAAcgaagaggagaggcaagagggtGACCGCCTGTTTAAGCTACATTCCATCCTCGATGTTCTGGACGAGACTTTCAAGACGGTCTTCGTTCCAAACAAGAACGTCTCCGTCGACGAGAGCTTGTGGGCCTTCAAGAGGTGTTATCATGCCCTCCAGTATAACCCGAGCAAGCGGGCAAGGAGAGGGCTGAAGGTCTACAAGTTCTGCTCGTCCGACGGTCCTAAGGCAGGGTATACGGCGGCTTCAACATCTACATGGGGCAAGATCGTGGGGAATTCCCCGCGAGCATGA
- the LOC138863736 gene encoding uncharacterized protein, with the protein MTVELGEWPSCIRSHRPRNSPAIRYLPFDEGIVDYPRPSTLRGFPRLKNAPYPCLYLIQSSADEGVDEDDSENYTPPLKLTRNSDHLDIEVSGRFDGDDSDWEESESEPEDQDEDGDLDADYVAPADTSMDSDKPLPESIHPPELSDAFVPIEGLVRYDGKGDVVIPGTEVLHCHVRDIWSTDPLMSSSIFPKTMARNRFDALTSAMHYANNEEERQEGDRMFKLHSILDVLDETFKTVFVPNKNVSVDESLWAFKRCYHALQYNPSKRARRGLKVYKFCSSDGPKAGYTAASTSTWGKIVGNSPRA; encoded by the exons ATGACGGTAGAACTGGGTGAATGG CCCTCTTGCATTCGCTCTCACAGGCCGAGGAACTCACCAGCGATTCGATACTTGCCTTTTGACGAGGGAATAGTTGATTACCCACGACCTTCGACCTTGAGGGGCTTTCCTCGCCTGAAGAATGCTCCATACCCCTGCTTGTACTTGATTCAATCATCCGCCGACGAGGGAGTCGATGAAGATGATTCAGAGAACTACACACCCCCTTTGAAACTGACCAGGAATAGTGATCACCTTG ATATCGAAGTCTCCGGCCGTTTCGACGGCGACGACTCGGATTGGGAGGAATCCGAGTCTGAGCCCGAGGACCAGGATGAAGATGGCGATTTGGACGCCGATTATGTTGCCCCAGCGGACACGTCGATGGACTCCGACAAGCCTCTTCCGGAGTCC ATACACCCACCAGAACTCTCGGATGCCTTCGTCCCAATTGAAGGCTTGGTAAGATATGACGGCAAGGGAGATGTGGTCATACCTGGGACTGAGGTTCTTCATTGCCACGTGAGGGACATTTGGTCCACCGACCCCTTGATGTCTTCAAGCATTTTCCCAAAGACGATGGCACGCAACCGATTCGATGCTCTGACGTCGGCGATGCACTACGCCAACAAcgaagaggagaggcaagagggtGACCGCATGTTTAAGCTACATTCCATCCTCGATGTTCTGGACGAGACTTTCAAGACGGTCTTCGTTCCAAACAAGAACGTCTCCGTCGACGAGAGCTTGTGGGCCTTCAAGAGGTGTTATCATGCCCTCCAGTATAACCCGAGCAAGCGGGCAAGGAGAGGGCTGAAGGTCTACAAGTTCTGCTCGTCCGACGGTCCTAAGGCAGGGTATACGGCGGCTTCAACATCTACATGGGGCAAGATCGTGGGGAATTCCCCGCGAGCATGA